One region of Haloprofundus salilacus genomic DNA includes:
- a CDS encoding alkaline phosphatase family protein — translation MRTLLVGLDAACLPVLRPLFDDGELPTLRETFEEGATAPLESQIPPWTASAWPSLYTGKNPGKHGVFDFLSFDGYEWDIVNSTDVKARTVWEYADEAGLTSVVVNAPVTDPPREFDGALVPGYLATEKPRCHPEGILEDIEDEVGPYRVYAERETDERRSDEAKFRDYVELTHLRGRTFCYLADRFDPEFGFVQFQKTDAVFHDFPGDQAKVRDIYRAVDEELAEILDACDPDTVVVASDHGMGEYDGYEFRVNQFLKEQGRVVTVRGGQDVPSWFQIKDSELTDESGGDESRDKQLLSAVAAAAARAGLTYQRGKAILDRFGIAEFVGRHVPVSVVFAASESVDFAASEAYLRSPSELGVRLNVEGREPNGAVAEEEYDAVREALMDELRAAETPEGTPVFDRVVLREELFEGPYADEAVDIVTVPTEFEHSLSALVGEQFGDPESWNHKLDGVVSVSGEGVDADADLSEAHLFDVAPTVLTTLGVAPDVEMDGSVLSCVSGPKPETYPEFNVGGRARTDDEDVESRLADLGYLE, via the coding sequence ATGCGTACCCTGTTGGTCGGACTCGACGCCGCCTGTCTCCCCGTTCTTCGACCGCTGTTCGACGACGGGGAGCTGCCGACGCTCCGCGAGACGTTCGAGGAGGGCGCGACCGCGCCGCTGGAGTCGCAGATTCCGCCCTGGACCGCGAGCGCGTGGCCGTCGCTGTACACTGGGAAGAACCCGGGCAAGCACGGCGTCTTCGACTTTCTCTCCTTCGACGGCTACGAGTGGGACATCGTCAACTCGACGGACGTGAAGGCGCGGACCGTCTGGGAGTACGCCGACGAGGCGGGCCTGACGAGCGTCGTCGTCAACGCCCCGGTCACCGACCCACCCCGGGAGTTCGACGGCGCGCTCGTGCCGGGCTATCTGGCGACCGAGAAGCCGCGCTGTCACCCCGAGGGAATTCTGGAGGACATCGAGGACGAGGTCGGTCCGTACCGCGTCTACGCCGAGCGAGAGACCGACGAGCGCCGCAGCGACGAGGCGAAGTTCCGCGACTACGTCGAACTGACGCACCTCCGCGGGCGGACGTTCTGCTACCTCGCCGACCGGTTCGACCCCGAGTTCGGTTTCGTCCAGTTCCAGAAGACCGACGCCGTCTTCCACGACTTCCCCGGCGACCAAGCGAAGGTTCGAGACATCTACCGCGCTGTCGACGAGGAACTCGCCGAGATTCTCGACGCCTGCGACCCCGACACGGTCGTCGTCGCCAGCGACCACGGGATGGGCGAGTACGACGGCTACGAGTTCCGCGTCAACCAGTTCCTGAAAGAACAGGGTCGAGTCGTCACCGTCCGCGGCGGACAGGACGTGCCGTCGTGGTTCCAGATAAAGGACAGCGAACTGACCGACGAGTCCGGCGGGGACGAGAGCCGCGACAAGCAACTGCTCTCGGCGGTCGCGGCCGCGGCGGCGCGGGCGGGACTGACGTACCAGCGCGGTAAGGCGATTCTCGACCGCTTCGGAATCGCGGAGTTCGTCGGCCGCCACGTTCCTGTCTCAGTTGTATTCGCCGCCAGTGAGTCCGTCGACTTTGCTGCCTCGGAGGCGTACCTCCGGTCGCCCTCGGAGTTGGGCGTCCGACTGAACGTCGAGGGAAGAGAGCCGAACGGCGCGGTGGCCGAAGAGGAGTACGACGCCGTTCGCGAGGCGCTGATGGACGAGTTGCGCGCGGCAGAGACGCCCGAAGGAACCCCGGTGTTCGACCGCGTCGTTCTGCGGGAGGAACTGTTCGAGGGGCCCTATGCGGACGAAGCCGTCGACATCGTCACTGTGCCGACCGAGTTCGAGCACTCGCTGTCGGCGCTCGTCGGCGAGCAGTTCGGCGACCCCGAATCGTGGAACCACAAACTCGACGGTGTCGTCTCGGTGTCCGGTGAGGGCGTCGACGCCGACGCCGACCTCTCGGAGGCCCACCTGTTCGACGTCGCGCCGACGGTGTTGACGACATTGGGCGTCGCACCGGACGTCGAGATGGACGGCTCGGTACTCTCCTGTGTATCTGGACCAAAGCCCGAGACTTATCCCGAATTCAACGTTGGCGGGCGAGCGCGAACCGACGACGAAGACGTCGAGAGTCGACTCGCTGACTTGGGGTATCTAGAGTAG
- a CDS encoding sulfatase: protein MDSPTDASSTGALSTDAPVPNVLLVICDTLRVDALSCYAADAPPTPNLDRLAAEGTTFDNAFAVGSWTPPSHGALFTGRYPSETGFAGAWPTLSDDETVLAERFAEVGYATIGIPGPSKMGSPVGLDRGFDEYYEVYEEMAARPSLPYLRQLLTDGFVRRDLFRLATRGNDYYTEIKLEKLRRFVADADAPWFAMANLTTVHAPYWVPKPYMCEETPELSRPFFPLLEEFLPSTVRFDRDDVRPERLFAAADGASATSIAMRQYETGEYLTEAEHSVLRAWYRACVRYLDARLGALFDWLDETGRREETHVVLTSDHGECFGDHRTMYHGYFLHDELLRVPLVLSGPEVPAGERRSDLVSLVDLFDTLCDLAGVPAPEATSGRSLFADGASDASDADTVDAARGAVFAETAVMDERDREAASDVSAETLAAFETGKKSIRTVTHRLERRSDGSERLYDVRTGDEIDEPEVADSLRERLVGTLGEEFVVDVDDEREYSAGVERNLRELGYLE, encoded by the coding sequence ATGGACTCCCCGACGGACGCGTCCTCGACGGGCGCGCTTTCGACGGACGCACCCGTGCCGAACGTGCTCCTCGTCATCTGCGACACGCTGCGTGTCGACGCGCTCTCCTGTTACGCCGCCGACGCGCCGCCGACGCCGAACCTCGACCGCCTCGCCGCCGAGGGAACGACGTTCGACAACGCGTTCGCCGTCGGGTCGTGGACGCCGCCGTCGCACGGCGCGCTGTTCACGGGTCGGTACCCCTCCGAGACGGGGTTCGCCGGGGCGTGGCCGACGCTGTCAGACGACGAGACGGTTCTGGCCGAGCGGTTCGCCGAGGTGGGCTACGCGACCATCGGGATTCCCGGCCCGTCGAAGATGGGTTCGCCGGTCGGTCTCGACCGGGGGTTCGACGAGTACTACGAGGTGTACGAGGAGATGGCGGCGCGGCCGTCGCTGCCGTACCTCCGCCAACTGCTCACGGACGGGTTCGTCCGCCGCGACCTGTTCCGACTCGCCACCCGCGGCAACGACTACTACACGGAGATCAAACTGGAGAAACTCCGCCGGTTCGTCGCCGACGCCGACGCGCCGTGGTTCGCGATGGCGAACCTCACTACGGTTCACGCGCCGTACTGGGTGCCGAAGCCGTACATGTGCGAGGAGACGCCGGAACTCAGTCGTCCGTTCTTTCCGCTCCTCGAAGAGTTTCTGCCGTCGACGGTGCGGTTCGACCGCGACGACGTGCGACCCGAACGGCTGTTCGCGGCGGCCGACGGCGCGTCGGCGACGAGCATCGCGATGCGGCAGTACGAGACCGGCGAGTATCTCACGGAGGCGGAGCACTCGGTGCTCCGGGCGTGGTACCGCGCCTGCGTCCGGTATCTGGACGCCCGACTCGGCGCGCTGTTCGACTGGCTCGACGAGACGGGGCGCCGCGAAGAGACCCACGTCGTGCTCACCTCCGACCACGGCGAGTGTTTCGGCGACCACCGGACGATGTACCACGGCTACTTCCTGCACGACGAACTGCTCCGCGTCCCGCTCGTCCTGAGCGGCCCGGAGGTTCCCGCCGGGGAGCGTCGCTCGGACCTGGTCTCGCTCGTGGACCTCTTCGACACGCTCTGCGACCTCGCGGGCGTCCCGGCGCCCGAGGCGACGAGCGGGCGGTCGCTGTTCGCCGATGGCGCGAGCGACGCGAGCGACGCGGATACAGTGGATGCCGCACGCGGCGCGGTGTTCGCCGAGACGGCGGTCATGGACGAACGCGACCGGGAGGCGGCCTCGGATGTGTCGGCGGAGACACTCGCGGCGTTTGAGACTGGCAAGAAGTCGATTCGGACGGTGACGCACCGCCTCGAACGCCGGTCGGACGGTAGCGAACGACTGTACGACGTGCGGACGGGCGATGAGATCGACGAACCGGAGGTGGCCGACTCGCTCCGCGAACGACTAGTCGGGACGCTCGGCGAGGAGTTCGTCGTCGATGTCGACGACGAACGCGAGTACAGCGCGGGCGTCGAGCGGAACCTCCGCGAACTCGGCTACCTGGAGTGA
- a CDS encoding glycosyltransferase family 4 protein — protein MNRRTARVAMLYQDPHPAHRGFAEAIGADLVDFQRHSLGSLSDSVVGDVYNGLRYPEYDAYLVEGSRPLYAALAHRAIRRSKLVYLCADHGLYSLGNPEFEGSSGFKSLVGRFGKPAISAVGSRFIDGVVAVSEFAAEFTRPIVGPNTPIEVAHPYVQPEVYDALGNVTPALDDNVAVTVGRPWRYKGVDMLVEAWPTVRESVPDAELHVVGGGHPESYAETPGVEVRGYVENLGDALAPASLYVQPSRMDTFPVSVLEAMRAGLPPLVTETTGTRSEAGALSPELVVDPSPAALAAGVVAYFGCDSSERRVLSSRALMRGATFDAERRKAAFAEAFDGVLEAL, from the coding sequence GTGAACCGACGGACCGCACGGGTCGCAATGCTGTATCAGGACCCCCACCCCGCTCACCGGGGGTTCGCCGAGGCCATCGGCGCCGACCTCGTCGATTTCCAGCGGCACTCGCTCGGGTCGCTCTCCGACAGCGTCGTCGGCGACGTGTACAACGGGCTTCGCTACCCCGAATACGACGCGTATCTGGTCGAAGGATCGCGCCCCCTGTACGCGGCGCTCGCACACCGCGCAATCCGACGCTCGAAACTCGTCTACCTCTGCGCTGACCACGGTCTCTACAGTCTCGGTAACCCGGAGTTCGAGGGGAGTTCGGGGTTCAAATCGCTCGTCGGCCGGTTCGGGAAACCGGCTATCAGCGCGGTCGGGTCGCGCTTTATCGACGGCGTCGTCGCCGTCTCCGAATTTGCGGCGGAGTTCACCCGACCTATCGTCGGTCCCAACACGCCCATCGAAGTCGCGCACCCGTATGTCCAACCGGAGGTGTACGACGCGCTCGGCAACGTGACGCCGGCGCTCGACGACAACGTCGCCGTCACCGTCGGCCGCCCGTGGCGCTACAAGGGCGTCGACATGCTCGTCGAGGCGTGGCCAACGGTCCGCGAGTCGGTCCCCGACGCGGAACTCCACGTCGTCGGCGGCGGTCACCCCGAATCGTACGCCGAGACGCCCGGCGTCGAGGTCCGCGGTTACGTCGAGAATCTGGGCGACGCCCTCGCGCCCGCCTCGCTCTACGTCCAGCCGTCGCGGATGGACACGTTCCCCGTCAGCGTACTCGAAGCGATGCGCGCCGGACTGCCGCCGCTGGTCACCGAGACGACGGGGACGCGCTCGGAGGCAGGGGCGCTTTCGCCCGAACTCGTTGTCGACCCGTCGCCGGCGGCGCTCGCGGCGGGCGTCGTCGCCTACTTCGGATGCGACAGCTCAGAGCGCCGAGTGCTCTCATCGCGTGCGCTCATGCGCGGCGCGACGTTCGACGCCGAGAGGCGGAAGGCGGCGTTCGCCGAGGCGTTCGACGGCGTTCTCGAAGCACTTTAA
- a CDS encoding alkaline phosphatase family protein — translation MTVYVVGLDGADWSLLRDGIDAGDFPGLARIVDEGVTGNLESTLPPITFPAWKCYSTGKNPGKLGVYEWFGFDRESRSITTNDSSNFRSREYWDVLSDEGVTPAVVNMPTTHPPKTDDGVLTVAGSPASEHGEFTKPNSLKSELLDAVPEYRTKPDLVLDEATPEELISEAKTLADQRFDAAEWFADEKGCGLVHLTVFVTDTVQHRLWDRPEKIRELYERIDRRLTALLDREDTEAVFLMSDHGFAEIDETFLVNQWLADRGDLVVGDAGGRNALATVGITRERLKRTVARLGLVNLAQALIPESMQRFFPSESGRVAIQDAPVDWAETKAISLGRGPIYLNDAAFESDAARASYRKSLTEALSSLETPNGDPVAAAVHEPDEIYSGELHRAPDLVVEYATGVDAPEAIGGRVFGERTEWLATHRRQGVFGAWGDGFGSGRFDCSLYDLAPTILHWFGAPVPADVDGEVQRAILVGEPQQRGVEEGPETATTGGGETAGGEVEETLRDLGYID, via the coding sequence ATGACCGTCTACGTCGTCGGACTCGACGGGGCCGACTGGTCGCTGCTCCGCGACGGCATCGACGCGGGCGACTTCCCGGGACTGGCCCGCATCGTCGACGAGGGCGTCACCGGGAACTTGGAGAGCACCCTCCCGCCCATCACCTTCCCCGCGTGGAAATGTTACTCGACCGGCAAGAACCCCGGTAAGCTCGGCGTCTACGAGTGGTTCGGCTTCGACCGCGAGTCGCGGTCGATAACGACGAACGATTCCTCGAACTTCCGCTCGCGGGAGTACTGGGACGTGCTGTCCGACGAGGGGGTCACCCCCGCCGTCGTTAACATGCCGACGACCCATCCGCCGAAAACCGACGACGGCGTGTTGACCGTCGCGGGGAGTCCCGCTTCCGAGCACGGCGAGTTCACGAAACCGAACTCGCTCAAATCGGAGCTGCTGGACGCAGTCCCCGAGTATCGGACCAAACCCGACCTCGTCCTCGACGAGGCGACGCCGGAGGAGCTGATTTCGGAGGCGAAGACGCTCGCCGACCAGCGCTTCGACGCCGCAGAGTGGTTCGCCGACGAGAAGGGCTGCGGCCTCGTCCACCTCACCGTCTTCGTCACCGACACGGTCCAACACCGGCTCTGGGACCGGCCCGAGAAAATTCGCGAACTGTACGAGCGCATCGACCGGCGACTCACGGCACTTCTCGACCGCGAGGACACCGAAGCGGTGTTCCTGATGAGCGACCACGGCTTCGCCGAAATCGACGAGACGTTCCTCGTCAATCAGTGGCTCGCCGATCGCGGCGACCTCGTTGTCGGCGACGCGGGCGGGCGGAACGCGCTCGCCACCGTCGGCATCACGCGCGAGCGTCTCAAGCGCACGGTCGCCCGACTCGGCCTCGTCAACCTCGCGCAGGCTCTGATTCCCGAGTCGATGCAGCGCTTCTTCCCCAGCGAGAGCGGTCGCGTCGCGATTCAGGACGCCCCCGTCGACTGGGCGGAGACGAAGGCGATTTCGCTCGGCCGCGGTCCCATCTACCTCAACGACGCCGCCTTCGAGAGCGACGCTGCGCGCGCGTCGTACCGAAAGTCGCTGACCGAGGCACTTTCCTCGCTGGAGACGCCCAACGGTGACCCCGTCGCAGCGGCGGTCCACGAACCCGACGAGATTTACTCGGGCGAGTTACACCGCGCGCCGGACCTCGTCGTCGAGTACGCGACGGGCGTCGACGCCCCCGAAGCAATCGGCGGCCGGGTCTTCGGCGAGCGGACCGAGTGGCTGGCGACCCACCGGCGACAGGGCGTCTTCGGCGCGTGGGGCGACGGCTTCGGCTCCGGGCGGTTCGACTGCAGCCTCTACGACCTCGCGCCGACCATCCTCCACTGGTTCGGTGCGCCCGTCCCCGCCGACGTCGACGGAGAGGTCCAGCGGGCCATCCTCGTCGGCGAACCCCAGCAACGGGGCGTCGAGGAGGGACCGGAGACGGCGACGACCGGCGGCGGAGAGACGGCGGGAGGGGAGGTAGAGGAGACGCTTCGAGATTTGGGCTACATCGACTGA
- a CDS encoding sulfatase-like hydrolase/transferase: MSDRPNILLVSWDSVRADHLSSHGYERETAPFLTSVAEDGLVFEDAQVPGVGTITSFTGAFTGAHADATQQSIEPADWKAANADRRFLSEALSEAGYYTGAVHSNALMSRFYGWDRGWDVYKDNVVTESDGDSDSARRWNRVKKERVLPTLRRLGVGGAVVHGRNIVLKTPSYVEWEQMWDEVEQFVREAPEPWFFWVLLVDTHHPWCAPPEHREWDQPGFRGAHFWNYVMRRYPERTGDRRPAIVNAYDNEIRHADAFLRKLDGLLEETGNDDAALVVHSDHGDELGEHGEYGHSSQRMYDTLTRVPLVMRNVGETGRVDGPHTLLDLGSTILDIAGSDECLADRPSLLGDEREKRDLVVVENLAGEGDARAAAVGDEWKVLHHPDTGWHAYYRPDDPLEREDRWGDHPEELEAVLRAHLRDRKGVTVSAGADDGDDGDGMSDVQERLTNLGYID; the protein is encoded by the coding sequence ATGTCCGACCGCCCGAACATCCTCCTCGTCTCCTGGGACAGCGTCCGCGCCGACCACCTCTCCTCGCACGGTTACGAGCGGGAGACCGCCCCGTTTCTGACGAGCGTCGCAGAAGACGGTCTCGTCTTCGAGGACGCCCAGGTTCCGGGCGTTGGCACCATCACGAGTTTCACCGGCGCGTTCACCGGTGCGCACGCCGACGCGACCCAGCAGTCTATCGAACCCGCGGACTGGAAGGCGGCTAACGCCGACCGGCGTTTCCTCTCCGAGGCGCTCTCCGAGGCCGGTTACTACACCGGCGCGGTCCACTCGAACGCGCTCATGAGCCGCTTTTACGGCTGGGACCGCGGGTGGGACGTCTACAAGGACAACGTCGTCACCGAGTCCGACGGCGACTCCGACTCCGCGCGGCGGTGGAACCGAGTGAAGAAAGAGCGGGTGCTGCCGACGCTGCGTCGCCTCGGCGTCGGCGGCGCGGTCGTCCACGGGCGAAATATCGTGCTCAAGACGCCGTCGTACGTCGAGTGGGAGCAGATGTGGGACGAGGTGGAGCAGTTCGTTAGAGAGGCGCCCGAACCGTGGTTCTTCTGGGTGCTACTCGTCGATACGCACCACCCGTGGTGCGCGCCGCCGGAGCACCGCGAATGGGACCAACCGGGCTTCCGCGGCGCGCACTTCTGGAACTACGTTATGCGGCGGTACCCCGAACGCACCGGCGACAGACGCCCGGCCATCGTCAACGCCTACGACAACGAGATACGCCACGCAGACGCGTTCCTCCGGAAGTTGGACGGCCTCTTGGAGGAGACGGGCAACGACGACGCGGCGCTCGTCGTCCACAGCGACCACGGCGACGAACTCGGCGAGCACGGCGAGTACGGCCACTCCTCCCAGCGGATGTACGACACGCTCACACGCGTCCCGCTCGTGATGCGCAACGTCGGCGAGACGGGCCGCGTCGACGGCCCACACACGCTCCTCGACCTCGGAAGCACGATTCTAGACATCGCCGGGAGCGACGAATGCCTCGCAGACCGGCCGTCGCTGCTCGGCGACGAGCGCGAGAAGCGTGATTTGGTCGTCGTCGAGAACTTAGCGGGCGAGGGCGACGCCCGAGCGGCAGCGGTCGGCGACGAGTGGAAGGTGCTCCACCACCCTGACACGGGATGGCACGCCTACTACCGCCCGGACGACCCGCTCGAACGGGAGGACCGCTGGGGCGACCACCCCGAGGAGCTCGAAGCGGTGCTCAGGGCGCACCTCCGCGACCGGAAAGGCGTCACCGTCTCGGCGGGCGCTGACGACGGCGACGATGGTGACGGTATGAGCGACGTGCAGGAGCGCCTCACGAACCTTGGGTACATCGACTGA
- a CDS encoding LTA synthase family protein: MTLGDWVSDTGDRVRDDGIAGLRESGYELYLGGLRRVNELYPAGTNVYDREWDALVLLDACRVDLMREVADEYAFLNRPDELVSVGSSSIEWMERTFTDDHREEMRRTAYVTGNPFSHRVLSESDLLRLDDVWRYAWDDDAGTIPARPITDRAIAAGRETDADRLVVHYMQPHFPSVPDPLGGGMNSETLGEGAGWDSPWDRLRRGELTEERVLESYRENLRYVLDDVELLLENLDAERVVVSADHGNAKGEWGVYGHPKVPLSSVRRVPWYETTAEDEKTHEPTTERNVERGDIEEKLGALGYL, translated from the coding sequence ATGACGCTGGGCGACTGGGTCTCGGACACCGGAGATAGAGTCCGAGACGACGGCATCGCGGGCCTCCGCGAGAGCGGCTACGAACTGTACCTAGGAGGATTGCGCCGCGTTAACGAGTTATACCCCGCGGGCACGAACGTCTACGACCGCGAGTGGGACGCGCTCGTCCTCCTCGACGCCTGTCGCGTCGATCTGATGCGAGAGGTCGCTGACGAGTATGCCTTCTTGAACCGTCCCGACGAACTGGTCTCCGTCGGCAGTTCCTCTATCGAGTGGATGGAGCGGACGTTCACCGATGACCACCGCGAGGAGATGCGCCGGACGGCGTATGTCACCGGCAACCCGTTCAGTCACCGGGTGCTCTCCGAAAGCGACCTCCTGCGACTCGACGACGTGTGGCGCTACGCGTGGGACGACGACGCCGGGACGATTCCGGCGCGCCCCATCACGGACCGCGCCATCGCGGCGGGTCGAGAGACGGACGCCGACCGACTCGTCGTCCACTACATGCAACCGCACTTCCCGTCGGTTCCGGACCCCCTCGGCGGCGGGATGAACAGCGAGACGCTTGGCGAGGGCGCCGGGTGGGACTCACCGTGGGACCGACTTCGACGCGGCGAACTCACCGAAGAACGAGTGTTGGAGAGCTACCGGGAGAACCTCCGCTACGTACTGGACGACGTTGAACTCCTCCTCGAAAACCTCGACGCCGAGCGGGTCGTCGTCAGCGCCGACCACGGCAACGCGAAGGGCGAGTGGGGCGTCTACGGTCACCCGAAGGTACCGTTGTCCTCGGTTCGGCGGGTGCCGTGGTACGAGACGACTGCTGAGGACGAGAAGACGCACGAACCGACGACCGAGCGAAACGTCGAGCGCGGGGATATTGAGGAGAAACTGGGCGCGCTTGGCTATCTCTAA
- a CDS encoding sulfatase-like hydrolase/transferase, giving the protein MNVLLVTVDSLRADRVDDRVMPFARSFADGALEFADCVANGPSTPASFPAIHASRHFASIEGLGIPESRDSSQATRSGGVVTLAERLRDAGYATAGFTDNHFASGSYHYDRGFDLMHDASGSAEAGKLKQFVQSNLDKDGPLFRIIERVYNRVDAAMATASGGDASEYERAESLNRRFLDWVDLLSDDRPWFAWLHYMDVHHPYEAPDEYQRRFLDAPRSVADCRRLSRKGTHHPEEMTDNEWETVRRLYDAECAYADDQFETLVGALEERGVRDETVVCLTADHGELVGEHGHAGHPPEFWEGVVRVPFVLDGVANEDESAYESGTVDGQIRLLDTAPTLADAVGVDAPTAWQGESALELARGEVDAREYAFGDVGRQVDYGRCYARRADGWKLLRHVDDGEFFFNVRETPDERPEDDRRKSNPTEYEALSAALDDHRERMRRLRSDDVAVDEDDEMVEKHLRDLGYME; this is encoded by the coding sequence ATGAACGTCCTCCTCGTCACCGTCGACTCGCTGCGGGCCGATCGGGTGGACGACCGGGTGATGCCGTTCGCCCGGTCGTTCGCCGACGGCGCGCTGGAGTTCGCCGACTGCGTCGCCAACGGGCCGTCGACGCCGGCGTCGTTCCCGGCGATTCACGCCAGTCGCCACTTCGCGAGCATCGAAGGGCTGGGCATCCCCGAGTCGAGAGACTCGTCGCAAGCAACGCGAAGCGGTGGTGTGGTGACGCTCGCCGAGCGACTCCGCGACGCGGGGTACGCCACCGCGGGCTTCACGGACAACCACTTCGCCAGCGGCAGTTACCACTACGACCGCGGCTTCGACCTGATGCACGACGCCAGCGGCTCCGCCGAAGCGGGCAAACTCAAACAGTTCGTCCAGTCGAACCTCGACAAAGACGGTCCCCTGTTCCGGATCATCGAACGCGTCTACAACCGCGTCGACGCCGCGATGGCAACGGCCTCAGGCGGCGACGCTAGCGAGTACGAGCGCGCCGAGTCGCTCAACCGACGCTTCCTCGACTGGGTTGACTTGCTCTCCGACGACCGACCGTGGTTCGCGTGGCTTCACTACATGGACGTCCACCACCCCTACGAGGCGCCCGACGAGTACCAGCGACGGTTTCTCGACGCGCCGCGCAGCGTCGCCGACTGCCGCCGGCTCTCGCGGAAGGGGACGCACCACCCAGAGGAGATGACCGACAACGAGTGGGAGACAGTTCGCCGCCTCTACGACGCCGAGTGTGCCTACGCCGACGACCAGTTCGAGACGCTCGTCGGCGCGTTAGAGGAGCGGGGGGTACGAGACGAGACGGTCGTCTGTCTCACCGCCGACCACGGCGAACTCGTCGGTGAGCACGGCCACGCTGGCCACCCCCCCGAGTTCTGGGAGGGCGTCGTCCGCGTGCCGTTCGTCCTCGACGGCGTCGCTAACGAAGACGAATCAGCGTACGAGAGCGGAACCGTCGACGGCCAGATTCGACTGCTCGACACTGCGCCGACGCTCGCGGACGCGGTAGGCGTCGACGCCCCGACGGCGTGGCAGGGCGAGTCGGCGCTCGAACTCGCGCGGGGCGAGGTCGACGCCCGCGAGTACGCTTTCGGCGACGTGGGCCGACAGGTCGACTACGGGCGCTGCTACGCTCGGCGCGCCGACGGGTGGAAACTGCTCCGCCACGTCGACGACGGCGAGTTCTTCTTCAACGTCCGCGAGACGCCCGACGAGCGACCCGAGGACGACCGCCGCAAGTCGAACCCGACGGAGTACGAGGCGCTGAGCGCGGCGCTCGACGACCACCGCGAGCGGATGCGTCGCCTCCGCAGCGACGACGTCGCCGTCGACGAGGACGACGAGATGGTCGAGAAACACCTGCGGGATTTGGGGTACATGGAATGA
- a CDS encoding glycosyltransferase family 4 protein, producing MQVLQVTHRYPPRAGGVETHVRRVSEELAARGHVVTVVTADAGSGVSRHERRNGVQIRRCRGVAPGGAFHLAPSVARVVANVGANADVVHAHNYHSFPLALAALGVGSRPFVATPHYHGSSADGLRDRLLGLYRPVGGQALRRADAVVAVSEWEREQLKRDFSVNATVIPNGLDVARFEDATPLERSRPYLLAVGRLVEYKGVQYAIRALASLPEYDLLVAGSGPYRTELETLARESGVSDRVEFLGYVDDGELPRLYAGAAAHLTLSTHEAYGMTVAESLAAGTPALVREAGALVDWTDRPDCLGVSRVDTETVADAVRTVVEFDAPATPLPTWSEVVDALERKYRALLSSDAEGRP from the coding sequence ATGCAGGTTCTCCAAGTCACGCACCGATACCCACCCCGAGCGGGCGGCGTCGAGACGCACGTCCGGCGAGTGAGCGAGGAACTTGCCGCTCGCGGTCACGTCGTCACCGTCGTCACCGCCGACGCCGGGTCCGGCGTGTCGCGGCACGAGCGCCGAAACGGCGTCCAAATCCGTCGTTGCCGCGGTGTCGCCCCCGGCGGCGCGTTCCACCTCGCGCCAAGCGTCGCGCGGGTCGTCGCCAACGTGGGCGCGAACGCCGACGTGGTTCACGCGCACAACTACCACTCGTTTCCGCTCGCGCTGGCGGCACTGGGCGTCGGGTCGCGCCCGTTCGTCGCCACGCCGCACTACCATGGATCCAGCGCCGATGGCCTCCGCGACCGACTGCTCGGACTGTACCGACCGGTCGGCGGGCAGGCGCTTCGCCGCGCCGACGCCGTCGTCGCGGTCAGTGAGTGGGAGCGAGAACAGTTGAAACGGGATTTCAGCGTCAACGCGACGGTGATTCCGAACGGACTCGACGTCGCGCGGTTCGAGGACGCGACGCCCCTCGAGCGCTCCCGGCCGTATCTCCTCGCAGTCGGCCGACTCGTCGAGTACAAGGGCGTCCAGTACGCGATTCGCGCGCTCGCGTCGCTACCGGAGTACGACCTGCTCGTCGCCGGAAGCGGCCCGTATCGGACTGAACTGGAGACGCTCGCGCGCGAGAGCGGCGTCTCCGACCGCGTCGAGTTTCTTGGGTACGTCGACGACGGGGAGTTGCCGAGGCTCTACGCGGGCGCGGCGGCGCACCTCACGCTGTCGACGCACGAGGCGTACGGGATGACGGTCGCCGAGTCGCTCGCAGCCGGGACGCCCGCGCTCGTCAGGGAGGCGGGCGCGCTCGTCGACTGGACCGACCGGCCGGACTGCCTCGGCGTCTCGCGGGTCGACACCGAGACGGTGGCCGACGCGGTCAGGACGGTGGTGGAGTTCGACGCGCCCGCGACGCCGCTGCCGACGTGGAGCGAGGTGGTCGACGCGCTCGAGAGAAAGTACCGTGCGCTTTTATCCTCCGACGCGGAGGGTCGGCCATGA